The following coding sequences are from one Collimonas arenae window:
- the fdhD gene encoding formate dehydrogenase accessory sulfurtransferase FdhD — protein sequence MSDMVIPEFTTSVDVDVERWNDAGVSSRRDVVAEEVPVALEYNGISHAVMMATPANLEDFALGFSLTEGILQDRSELFDCEIVEAIDGIQVQMRIATERFVSLKEKRRNLTGRTGCGLCGAETLQQAVRKPAAVVCNVRFSASTIYAGMAAMHKQQQLQQVTGATHAAAWLHADGSISVVREDVGRHNALDKLIGALAQKNPQHDFANGAVLITSRASYEMVQKSATMGIGFIVAVSAPTALAIRLAEQANVTLLGFVRQTGHVAYAHSQRLERAI from the coding sequence ATGAGCGATATGGTCATACCAGAATTCACCACCAGCGTTGATGTCGACGTCGAGCGTTGGAACGATGCAGGCGTCAGCAGCAGGCGCGATGTGGTCGCAGAAGAAGTGCCTGTGGCGCTGGAGTACAACGGCATCTCGCATGCGGTGATGATGGCCACGCCGGCCAACCTGGAAGATTTTGCGCTGGGGTTTTCGCTGACGGAAGGCATTCTGCAGGACCGCAGCGAGTTGTTCGATTGCGAGATTGTCGAAGCCATCGATGGTATCCAGGTACAGATGCGGATCGCTACGGAACGCTTCGTTTCCCTCAAGGAGAAGCGACGCAACCTGACGGGCCGTACCGGTTGCGGCTTATGCGGCGCGGAAACCCTGCAGCAGGCGGTGCGCAAACCGGCGGCGGTGGTGTGTAATGTGCGGTTTTCGGCGTCGACCATTTATGCGGGGATGGCCGCCATGCACAAGCAGCAGCAATTGCAACAGGTCACCGGCGCCACGCATGCCGCTGCCTGGTTGCATGCGGACGGCAGTATTTCGGTGGTGCGCGAAGATGTCGGCCGGCACAATGCTCTCGACAAGCTGATCGGCGCCCTGGCGCAAAAAAATCCGCAGCATGATTTTGCCAACGGGGCAGTGCTGATCACCAGCCGTGCCAGTTATGAAATGGTGCAGAAATCGGCGACGATGGGTATCGGCTTTATCGTCGCCGTATCGGCGCCGACGGCGCTGGCGATCCGCCTGGCTGAGCAGGCCAACGTGACTTTGCTGGGTTTTGTGCGACAGACGGGCCATGTGGCGTATGCCCATTCCCAGCGTTTGGAAAGGGCAATCTGA
- a CDS encoding formate dehydrogenase subunit delta produces the protein MNVQHLVTMANQIGSFFETMPDRPQAMSDFANHLKRNWEPRMRRELLQHIEQQGGSDLNGLVLEALRLHGSMLK, from the coding sequence ATGAATGTGCAGCACCTGGTGACAATGGCGAACCAGATCGGCTCTTTTTTTGAAACCATGCCAGACCGGCCGCAAGCGATGTCGGATTTCGCCAATCACCTTAAACGTAATTGGGAGCCGCGCATGCGACGCGAATTGCTGCAGCATATCGAGCAGCAGGGCGGTAGCGATCTGAACGGCCTGGTGCTTGAGGCGCTGCGGCTGCACGGCAGCATGCTCAAATAA
- a CDS encoding cell division protein ZapA, producing MSQLSVNIMGQPYTLSCKEGEEAALQEAVKYLDGKMSSIRDAGKIRGNDRIAVIAALGIAAELLATKSPVGPLADLTVSEVNQQIAAMHDVLDEALAAQEALF from the coding sequence ATGAGCCAGTTAAGCGTCAATATCATGGGCCAACCCTACACGCTGTCGTGCAAGGAAGGCGAAGAGGCTGCGCTGCAGGAGGCTGTAAAATACCTTGACGGAAAAATGAGCAGCATTCGCGACGCCGGAAAAATCCGCGGCAACGATCGCATCGCAGTCATTGCTGCACTGGGCATTGCTGCGGAGCTATTGGCGACAAAGTCGCCGGTCGGTCCGTTGGCGGACCTGACCGTTTCCGAGGTGAATCAACAAATCGCAGCCATGCATGACGTTCTTGACGAAGCGCTGGCGGCCCAGGAGGCGCTGTTCTGA
- a CDS encoding EVE domain-containing protein, with product MNYWLMKSEPDDASIDDVLALPKQTIAWYGVRNYQARNFMRDAMQVGDGVLFYHSGCAVPGIAGLAEVASTPYPDDTQFDHKSKYFDPKANREEPRWMLVDVRALKKTRLISLAELREQEPLADMRILQRGNRLSITPVSAAEWRHITNKLMKA from the coding sequence ATGAATTATTGGCTAATGAAATCCGAGCCGGACGACGCCAGCATTGATGACGTGCTGGCCTTGCCCAAGCAAACGATTGCCTGGTATGGCGTACGCAATTATCAAGCGCGCAATTTCATGCGCGATGCGATGCAGGTTGGCGATGGCGTACTGTTCTATCATTCCGGCTGTGCGGTGCCCGGTATCGCCGGACTGGCGGAAGTGGCCAGTACGCCTTATCCGGACGATACCCAATTTGATCACAAGAGTAAGTACTTCGATCCCAAGGCGAATCGCGAAGAGCCGCGCTGGATGCTGGTCGATGTGCGCGCGCTGAAGAAAACCAGGTTGATTAGCCTGGCTGAATTGCGCGAGCAAGAGCCACTTGCCGACATGCGTATCCTGCAACGCGGCAACCGGCTCTCGATCACGCCGGTCAGCGCCGCCGAATGGCGGCACATCACCAACAAGCTTATGAAGGCGTGA